A genomic region of Kineococcus rhizosphaerae contains the following coding sequences:
- a CDS encoding GTP-binding protein LepA, which translates to MSRKLITPGDIRDHVLRLGEKHPPITLESVDRTVKDPRRVRETFGHVIDYLARVELEVDRNVLELLTLLPDVSETDRLFYADVWQPQEIQHGLILDRLQQDIDLAPADPNTDEVSAKIRVLGSLAHFKPVQEVARLLYYLTGAATEKAAVVAYNLLVDGLDEMGEDAISRTVVQPIRRQEPGHFAFYRLSATEMIQQNVLAPWQVRLAKVLRRKSFSPVGAHTPRQRAQFGQVLTTLGLDATIEDFGAQIGLVERELLWAREQGMRVPDYILAALRDTVEQFRAQGRAAFA; encoded by the coding sequence GTGTCGCGAAAGCTCATCACCCCCGGGGACATCCGCGACCACGTCCTGCGCCTCGGTGAGAAGCACCCGCCCATCACCCTGGAGTCCGTCGACCGGACCGTGAAGGACCCCCGGCGGGTGCGCGAGACCTTCGGGCACGTCATCGACTACCTGGCCCGCGTCGAGCTCGAGGTCGACCGCAACGTCCTGGAGCTGCTGACGCTGCTGCCGGACGTGTCCGAGACCGACCGGCTCTTCTACGCCGACGTCTGGCAGCCGCAGGAGATCCAGCACGGCCTGATCCTCGACCGGCTGCAGCAGGACATCGACCTGGCCCCGGCCGACCCGAACACCGACGAGGTCAGCGCCAAGATCCGCGTCCTGGGCTCCCTGGCGCACTTCAAGCCGGTGCAGGAGGTCGCGCGGCTGCTCTACTACCTGACCGGCGCGGCCACCGAGAAGGCGGCCGTCGTGGCCTACAACCTGCTGGTGGACGGCCTCGACGAGATGGGCGAGGACGCCATCTCCCGGACCGTCGTGCAGCCCATCCGCCGCCAGGAGCCCGGCCACTTCGCCTTCTACCGCCTCTCGGCGACGGAGATGATTCAGCAGAACGTGCTGGCCCCGTGGCAGGTGCGGCTGGCCAAGGTGCTGCGCCGGAAGTCCTTCAGCCCCGTCGGGGCCCACACCCCGCGCCAGCGCGCGCAGTTCGGCCAGGTCCTGACCACCCTGGGCCTGGACGCGACCATCGAGGACTTCGGCGCCCAGATCGGGCTCGTCGAACGCGAACTGCTGTGGGCCCGCGAGCAGGGCATGCGCGTGCCGGACTACATCCTCGCCGCCCTGCGCGACACCGTGGAGCAGTTCCGGGCCCAGGGGCGTGCCGCCTTCGCCTGA